From a region of the Hymenobacter jejuensis genome:
- a CDS encoding CBS domain-containing protein, which yields MIAEELINQMIPPLKVSDSAGKAAKWLGEFHVGQLPVLENRQYRGLITESDLLDYENSTQLLAAVPFGYANVHVQRDQHFYSVMEMAIQNKLQLVPVLDDQHEYMGVVTVGDTIAAFGQLTIGAGQGGILVLSMDERDYSLTQISRYVEENNAKILSSHVAQDENDPYKIRLTLKLNTANLTRIIATLERFGYVITAQFAGAGEISENEQERFDALLKYLSL from the coding sequence ATGATTGCCGAAGAATTGATAAATCAAATGATTCCGCCGCTCAAGGTCTCGGATTCGGCCGGGAAGGCGGCGAAGTGGCTTGGAGAATTTCACGTCGGCCAGCTTCCCGTGCTCGAAAACCGCCAATATCGCGGCCTGATCACGGAAAGCGATCTGCTGGATTACGAGAATTCTACCCAACTGCTGGCTGCCGTGCCTTTCGGCTACGCCAACGTGCATGTGCAGCGCGACCAGCATTTTTACAGCGTGATGGAGATGGCAATTCAAAACAAATTGCAACTGGTGCCCGTGCTCGACGATCAGCACGAGTATATGGGAGTCGTGACCGTAGGCGACACCATTGCCGCGTTTGGGCAATTGACCATCGGGGCTGGGCAGGGAGGCATCCTCGTCCTTTCAATGGACGAGCGCGACTATTCCCTGACGCAGATCAGCCGGTACGTTGAAGAAAACAACGCCAAAATCTTGAGCTCCCACGTCGCGCAGGACGAAAACGATCCTTACAAAATCCGGCTCACGCTCAAGCTCAACACGGCCAACCTGACCCGCATCATCGCCACGCTCGAGCGATTTGGCTACGTTATCACAGCGCAATTTGCCGGAGCGGGCGAAATCAGCGAGAATGAGCAAGAGCGTTTTGATGCGCTTCTTAAGTATCTAAGTCTTTGA
- a CDS encoding alpha/beta fold hydrolase, with amino-acid sequence MDLLIKERNGFEYVDEGTGDVLLLLHGLFGALSNWQDVVEEFQNDYRVIIPLLPIYDMPLTKAGVPGLVNFVEDFLAELGLTEPATVLGNSLGGHVALVYTLRNPGRVARLVLTGSSGLFEDSMGGSFPKRGNYAYVQEKVAYTFYDPAVATKELVDEVFNVTNSNAKCLRIIAIARSAQRHNLSKELGKIKAPTLLVWGLNDTITPPLVAHEFHRLIPHSELRFLDHCCHAPMMERPKEFNGLLRQFLQQPTEQAISR; translated from the coding sequence ATGGATTTGCTGATTAAGGAACGAAACGGATTTGAGTACGTGGACGAGGGCACCGGCGACGTGTTGCTGCTCCTGCACGGCCTGTTCGGCGCCCTGAGCAACTGGCAGGACGTAGTCGAGGAATTTCAGAACGATTACCGCGTCATTATCCCGCTGTTGCCCATTTACGATATGCCCCTCACCAAAGCCGGCGTGCCGGGGCTGGTAAATTTTGTGGAAGACTTCCTCGCCGAGCTTGGCCTGACGGAGCCGGCTACCGTGTTGGGCAACTCGCTGGGCGGCCATGTGGCGCTTGTGTATACTCTGCGCAATCCCGGGCGTGTGGCGCGGCTGGTGCTCACGGGCAGCAGCGGCCTGTTTGAAGACTCCATGGGCGGCTCCTTCCCCAAGCGCGGCAATTATGCCTACGTGCAGGAAAAAGTTGCCTACACCTTCTACGATCCGGCTGTGGCCACCAAAGAGCTGGTAGACGAAGTATTCAACGTTACCAACTCAAATGCTAAATGCCTGCGTATCATCGCGATAGCTCGTTCGGCGCAACGGCATAATCTGAGCAAGGAGCTGGGTAAAATAAAAGCCCCCACCTTGCTTGTGTGGGGCCTAAACGATACGATTACGCCGCCCCTAGTAGCGCACGAGTTTCACCGGCTCATCCCACATTCCGAGTTGCGCTTCCTCGACCATTGTTGCCATGCCCCCATGATGGAGCGCCCGAAGGAATTTAATGGCCTGCTCCGACAGTTTCTTCAGCAACCCACCGAACAAGCCATTAGCCGATAG
- a CDS encoding anthranilate synthase component II, with protein sequence MRLQFSFAWLVQILLLDNFDSFTYNLLDYFRQLGATVQVLRNDVPLAELQAQTFDALVLSPGPGHPADAGVMPAAIAEYHRRVPILGVCLGHQALGEFFGARLTRAARPMHGKVSEIEAVPDEALFAGLPMQLSVTRYHSLVLKELPAHLVPLAYTADDHRELMAFRHRSLPLYGVQFHPEALLTTHGLAILGNWVKCCIIAQEGLPLNLAPVRP encoded by the coding sequence TTGCGTCTGCAATTCTCGTTTGCCTGGCTCGTGCAAATCCTGCTGCTCGATAACTTCGATTCGTTTACCTACAACCTGCTCGACTACTTCCGGCAGCTCGGCGCGACGGTGCAGGTGCTGCGCAACGATGTGCCGCTAGCCGAACTACAAGCGCAGACGTTCGACGCCCTGGTACTTTCGCCTGGGCCCGGCCACCCCGCCGACGCCGGTGTGATGCCTGCCGCCATCGCTGAATATCACCGCCGGGTACCTATTCTGGGCGTGTGCTTGGGGCATCAGGCGTTGGGCGAGTTCTTCGGGGCGCGGCTTACGCGGGCGGCGCGGCCGATGCACGGAAAAGTCTCGGAGATAGAGGCAGTGCCCGATGAAGCGCTTTTCGCGGGCCTGCCCATGCAACTTTCGGTTACCCGGTATCACTCTTTGGTACTCAAAGAGTTGCCGGCGCACCTAGTGCCGTTGGCCTACACCGCCGACGACCACCGCGAACTCATGGCCTTCCGGCACCGTAGCTTACCGCTGTACGGTGTTCAATTTCACCCCGAAGCCCTGCTCACGACCCACGGGCTCGCCATTCTGGGCAATTGGGTCAAGTGTTGTATCATTGCACAGGAGGGGTTGCCGCTCAATCTGGCGCCCGTCCGCCCCTGA
- a CDS encoding CvpA family protein, producing the protein MSGFDILLLLPLGVGAVKGFRRGLVLEVASLLAFVLGVVGGLMLLNDAIPLVRHYVGDAFGALPLVSFVLVFALIVWGVHLLGGFLKTAVHLTPLGVLDNVLGGAAGVVKWVLGLSLLLHGLGLAGLKLLSPSLVAESQVLPVVQQATPFALGVVGFVLPFAGTLLNKLRGVF; encoded by the coding sequence ATGTCCGGCTTTGATATCCTGCTTTTGCTGCCGCTGGGCGTTGGTGCCGTCAAAGGTTTTCGGCGCGGTTTGGTGCTGGAAGTAGCCTCGCTGCTGGCTTTTGTGTTGGGGGTAGTGGGCGGCCTGATGCTGCTCAACGACGCTATTCCGTTGGTGCGACACTACGTGGGCGACGCCTTTGGGGCGTTGCCGCTGGTGTCATTCGTCTTGGTTTTCGCCCTTATTGTCTGGGGGGTGCATTTACTAGGCGGCTTTTTGAAAACGGCTGTGCACCTCACGCCGCTGGGCGTGCTCGATAATGTGCTGGGTGGCGCGGCGGGCGTTGTGAAGTGGGTGCTTGGCCTGAGCTTGTTGCTGCACGGACTGGGTTTGGCGGGTTTGAAACTACTTTCGCCTTCGCTGGTTGCAGAGTCGCAGGTGTTGCCGGTGGTACAGCAAGCCACTCCGTTTGCCCTCGGCGTGGTTGGTTTCGTATTGCCGTTCGCGGGCACCCTATTAAACAAACTGCGCGGGGTATTTTGA
- a CDS encoding GatB/YqeY domain-containing protein, producing the protein MALKETIDADIKKAMLAKDKIRLQALRSIKSQILLAETAEGAHGAALTPDAEIKLLTKAAKQRREAAETYQKQFRSDLEETELAELAIIEEYLPQQLSEADLIEKLVEIVQRVGATGPSDMGKVMGVAARELSGQADGRMISQVVSNLLNNTNL; encoded by the coding sequence ATGGCCCTGAAAGAAACCATCGACGCTGATATCAAAAAGGCCATGCTGGCTAAAGACAAGATCCGTCTGCAAGCCTTGCGCAGCATCAAATCGCAGATTTTGCTGGCCGAAACCGCCGAAGGCGCGCACGGCGCGGCCCTCACGCCCGACGCCGAAATCAAGCTCCTGACCAAAGCCGCCAAACAGCGCCGCGAAGCCGCCGAAACCTACCAAAAGCAATTTCGCTCCGACCTGGAAGAAACCGAGCTAGCCGAGTTGGCCATCATTGAGGAGTACTTGCCTCAGCAGCTCTCCGAAGCCGATCTGATCGAAAAGCTGGTCGAAATCGTCCAGCGAGTAGGGGCTACCGGCCCTTCCGACATGGGCAAAGTAATGGGCGTAGCTGCCCGCGAGCTTTCGGGCCAGGCCGACGGCCGCATGATTTCGCAAGTAGTAAGTAACTTGCTGAATAACACCAACTTATAA
- a CDS encoding pyridoxine 5'-phosphate synthase, which produces MTKLSVNINKIATLRNARGHNRPDLLQVALDCERFGAQGITVHPRPDERHIRYQDVRDLKKIVTTELNVEGNPTPDFLALVHEVRPEQVTLVPDAPDAITSNAGWDTIEHQIYLLGVVTELKAIGCRVSIFLDPDLAMVKAALATGTDRIELYTEAYAQQYAQNPAAALAPYRAAAELAKELGIGLNAGHDLDLENLAYLHQNLPGLEEVSIGHALICDALYLGLENTIQLYRRQLQ; this is translated from the coding sequence ATGACGAAACTAAGCGTAAACATAAATAAAATAGCCACGCTGCGGAATGCGCGCGGCCACAACCGCCCCGACCTGCTGCAGGTAGCCCTTGACTGTGAGCGCTTTGGCGCGCAAGGCATTACGGTGCATCCGCGGCCCGACGAACGCCACATTCGCTACCAAGACGTGCGCGACCTCAAGAAGATCGTGACCACCGAGCTTAACGTCGAAGGCAATCCGACCCCCGACTTTCTGGCCTTGGTACACGAAGTTCGGCCCGAGCAGGTGACCTTGGTGCCCGATGCGCCCGATGCCATCACCTCCAACGCCGGTTGGGATACGATTGAGCACCAAATTTATTTGCTGGGTGTTGTGACGGAGCTAAAGGCCATCGGCTGCCGGGTTTCCATCTTTCTCGATCCCGATCTGGCGATGGTGAAAGCCGCGTTGGCAACGGGCACCGACCGAATCGAGCTCTACACTGAAGCCTATGCGCAGCAATACGCCCAAAACCCCGCAGCGGCCCTCGCGCCGTACCGTGCGGCGGCCGAGCTGGCCAAAGAGCTAGGCATTGGACTGAATGCAGGCCATGATCTTGATTTAGAGAACCTTGCGTATCTGCACCAGAATTTACCCGGCCTGGAAGAAGTAAGCATCGGGCACGCGCTCATCTGCGATGCGTTGTACCTGGGGCTTGAGAATACCATTCAGCTGTACCGCCGGCAACTACAATAA
- the mnmH gene encoding tRNA 2-selenouridine(34) synthase MnmH: MPRLSLPDFLTGPTEAPILDARAPVEYAQGHIPGAVSFPLFSDEERARIGTTYKQVSKDKAVLLGLDFFGPKMSRMVKQAQKIAPDRQVRLHCWRGGMRSGAVQWLLELAGFQVSLLDKGYKEYRHWALAQFAQPRSMLVLGGLTGSGKTDVLHELIRQGESVIDLEGIAHHKGSSFGAIGLPPQPTPEQFENNLAWELDRLPAQAVSWVEDESIAIGAVPVPKPFFTQMQQAPLVVLEVPRTARTRKLAVEYGSQDPQLLGEAIQRISKRLGGLATKEALAAIEVGDMEKMVDIALSYYDKTYGYGLTVKQNVRVVRVPTDSTDAAENAARVLSAARQAGLYALAKTSLVGNASFLS; encoded by the coding sequence ATGCCTCGTCTCTCCCTCCCCGACTTTCTAACCGGCCCTACCGAAGCGCCCATCCTGGATGCGCGAGCGCCGGTGGAATATGCGCAGGGCCACATACCGGGGGCAGTCAGCTTTCCGCTATTCTCCGACGAGGAAAGAGCCCGCATTGGCACTACTTACAAGCAAGTAAGCAAGGACAAAGCCGTGCTGCTGGGCCTCGATTTCTTCGGCCCCAAGATGAGCCGAATGGTAAAACAGGCGCAAAAAATCGCCCCCGACAGGCAGGTGCGGTTGCATTGCTGGCGCGGCGGCATGCGCAGCGGTGCCGTGCAGTGGCTCCTGGAACTAGCTGGTTTTCAGGTTTCTCTGCTCGACAAAGGCTACAAAGAATATCGGCACTGGGCACTGGCGCAGTTTGCGCAGCCTCGCTCCATGCTGGTGCTGGGCGGCCTGACGGGTTCGGGCAAAACCGATGTATTGCATGAACTGATCCGCCAAGGCGAATCGGTGATTGATCTGGAAGGCATTGCCCACCACAAAGGATCTTCGTTTGGGGCCATTGGGTTGCCTCCGCAGCCCACGCCCGAGCAGTTTGAAAATAACCTTGCCTGGGAGTTGGACCGGTTACCGGCGCAGGCCGTGTCGTGGGTGGAAGACGAAAGCATTGCCATCGGGGCGGTGCCGGTGCCAAAACCCTTTTTCACTCAAATGCAGCAAGCGCCGTTGGTTGTGCTGGAAGTTCCACGCACGGCCCGAACACGCAAGCTGGCCGTAGAATATGGCAGCCAAGATCCGCAGCTACTCGGCGAAGCCATTCAGCGCATCAGCAAGCGCTTGGGCGGTTTGGCCACGAAAGAAGCACTGGCCGCTATTGAGGTAGGCGACATGGAAAAAATGGTCGACATCGCGCTTAGCTATTACGACAAAACCTACGGCTACGGCCTCACTGTCAAGCAAAACGTGCGCGTGGTGCGCGTACCCACCGACTCGACCGATGCCGCAGAAAACGCCGCGCGGGTGCTGTCGGCGGCGCGGCAGGCAGGATTGTACGCACTGGCCAAAACTTCGCTCGTTGGCAATGCCTCTTTCCTATCCTAA
- a CDS encoding VOC family protein, translating to MPLSYPKLRVARPTDNILLVKQFYCDGLGLQVLSSFTDHQGFDGVMLGHPQAPYHLEFTHQQGHRVGRAPTADNLLVFYLPHAVEWQAAVQRMLDHGYAAVPAYNPYWDERGRTFEDPDGYRVVLQQAAWDL from the coding sequence ATGCCTCTTTCCTATCCTAAGCTGCGCGTAGCCCGCCCCACCGATAACATATTGCTAGTCAAGCAGTTCTATTGCGATGGATTGGGCTTGCAGGTTCTCAGCTCCTTCACCGACCATCAGGGCTTCGATGGCGTGATGCTGGGTCACCCGCAAGCGCCTTACCACCTGGAGTTTACGCATCAACAGGGGCACCGGGTGGGCCGGGCGCCTACTGCCGATAACCTGCTCGTCTTTTATTTACCGCACGCTGTCGAGTGGCAGGCGGCCGTACAACGCATGTTGGACCACGGGTATGCTGCTGTGCCCGCCTACAATCCTTATTGGGACGAGCGCGGGCGCACGTTCGAAGATCCTGACGGGTACCGCGTAGTTTTGCAACAAGCCGCTTGGGACCTTTAA
- the selD gene encoding selenide, water dikinase SelD — protein sequence MPSQIPASETSIEQVRLTQYSHGAGCGCKIAPKVLDQILHTSIPQPHDDKLLVGNSSRDDAAVYDIGGGQALISTTDFFMPIVDDAYDFGRIASANAISDVYAMGGRPVMAIAILGWPIDKLAPEVARRVIEGSRSICLEAGIPLAGGHSIDSPEPIFGLAVTGMLDIKNLKQNDTATAGCELYLTKPLGVGMLTTAQKREILQDEHAHLAPQQMMQLNKIGAELGQLEAVRAMTDVTGFGLLGHLSEVCEGSNLTAEIDFGKVPLIAEAETYRLQKAIPGGTVRNWASYHHKIGELTDEQREWLCDPQTSGGLLVCVDPAGRAEVQAIFHRYNLDLQPFGVLREHHTDEPWIQVR from the coding sequence ATGCCTTCTCAAATTCCCGCTTCCGAAACCTCGATCGAACAAGTCCGCCTCACCCAGTATAGCCACGGGGCTGGCTGCGGCTGCAAAATCGCGCCCAAGGTTCTGGATCAGATCCTGCACACCAGCATTCCCCAGCCCCACGACGATAAGTTGCTGGTTGGCAACAGCTCCCGCGACGACGCAGCGGTTTACGACATCGGCGGCGGACAGGCCTTGATTAGCACGACCGACTTTTTCATGCCCATCGTTGACGACGCCTACGACTTCGGGCGCATTGCCTCGGCCAACGCCATTTCCGACGTGTACGCCATGGGCGGGCGCCCCGTGATGGCCATTGCTATTCTGGGGTGGCCCATCGATAAGCTGGCGCCCGAAGTGGCCCGCCGGGTCATCGAAGGCAGCCGCAGCATTTGCCTGGAAGCCGGCATACCGCTGGCGGGTGGCCACAGCATCGACTCACCGGAGCCCATTTTTGGCCTCGCCGTGACCGGCATGCTCGACATCAAAAACCTTAAGCAAAATGACACCGCCACAGCCGGTTGCGAGCTGTATTTGACTAAGCCGCTGGGCGTAGGGATGCTTACCACAGCCCAGAAACGCGAGATTTTGCAGGACGAGCACGCCCACCTTGCTCCTCAGCAAATGATGCAGCTCAACAAAATTGGGGCAGAGCTAGGCCAGCTGGAAGCCGTGCGCGCCATGACCGACGTTACGGGCTTTGGTTTGCTAGGTCACCTTTCGGAAGTGTGTGAAGGCAGCAACCTGACGGCCGAAATCGACTTCGGCAAAGTGCCCCTGATTGCCGAAGCCGAAACCTATCGTTTGCAAAAGGCCATTCCGGGCGGCACGGTGCGCAACTGGGCCAGCTATCATCACAAAATCGGGGAACTGACCGACGAGCAGCGCGAGTGGCTCTGCGACCCCCAAACTTCGGGAGGCTTGCTGGTGTGCGTCGATCCGGCGGGCCGCGCCGAAGTGCAAGCCATCTTCCATCGCTACAACCTTGATCTTCAGCCTTTTGGCGTATTGCGCGAGCATCACACCGACGAGCCCTGGATTCAGGTTCGCTAA
- a CDS encoding alpha/beta fold hydrolase — protein MQLHYREMGAGSPLVILHGLFGTADNWQTLARRWSERQRVILVDLRNHGRSPHTPEHTYELMSQDVLELFDSLQLTNVTLLGHSMGGKVAMRFALDHPEKLERLVVMDIAPRLSDMRHQDEILAGLNAVNLSTLQSRQEADDALARYIPQVDVRQFLLKNLYRRDDNSFAWRQNLTALTTNMSRIGAEIMDDQPFMKPTLFIRGGKSDYISPEDKLYGIPQLFPNSQVETIPDAGHWVHAEAPDRVFELVDAFARQSDSI, from the coding sequence ATGCAACTACATTATCGCGAAATGGGCGCCGGATCGCCACTGGTGATTTTGCACGGCCTATTTGGGACTGCTGACAACTGGCAGACGCTGGCGCGGCGCTGGTCGGAGCGGCAGCGCGTCATTCTGGTTGACTTGCGCAACCACGGCCGCTCGCCCCACACGCCTGAGCACACGTACGAGCTCATGAGCCAAGATGTACTGGAACTGTTTGATAGTCTGCAGCTTACTAATGTCACGCTGCTTGGCCACAGCATGGGCGGCAAAGTGGCCATGCGCTTCGCCCTCGACCACCCGGAGAAGTTGGAGCGCCTTGTCGTGATGGACATCGCCCCGCGCCTTTCGGATATGCGCCACCAAGACGAAATTTTAGCCGGCCTTAACGCGGTTAATCTGAGCACGTTGCAGAGCCGCCAAGAAGCCGACGACGCGTTGGCGCGCTACATTCCGCAAGTGGACGTTCGGCAATTTTTGCTCAAAAACTTGTATCGGCGCGACGATAACTCGTTTGCGTGGCGCCAAAACCTGACGGCCCTCACCACCAACATGAGCCGGATTGGTGCGGAAATCATGGACGATCAGCCGTTTATGAAACCTACGCTGTTTATCCGCGGCGGCAAATCCGACTACATCAGTCCCGAAGACAAGCTCTACGGCATTCCGCAGCTGTTTCCAAACAGTCAGGTCGAAACCATACCCGATGCGGGCCATTGGGTACATGCCGAAGCACCGGATCGGGTGTTTGAGCTAGTAGATGCGTTCGCCCGACAATCAGATTCTATATAA
- a CDS encoding SAM-dependent methyltransferase — translation MSGTLYLIPTVLADDTAAQVLPAQVGAQVAALTYFLVENARTARRFIKSVAPAQVIEDLRIGIIDKDSTEAQINEALKPVAAGLDAGVISEAGCPGVADPGAELARVAHRMGIKVVPLVGPSSLLLALMASGMNGQSFAFHGYLPIERAKRITALKNLEGHSIRHHQTQLFIETPYRNMQLLEDLLANLQPSTRLCIAANLTAPNEYVRTDTVAGWKGKLPEIHKQPAVFLIGR, via the coding sequence TTGTCCGGCACCCTCTATCTGATTCCTACCGTTTTGGCCGACGATACGGCGGCCCAAGTTTTGCCGGCACAGGTGGGGGCGCAGGTGGCCGCGCTCACGTATTTTCTGGTTGAAAATGCCCGAACAGCGCGGCGTTTTATCAAAAGTGTGGCCCCCGCGCAAGTTATTGAGGATCTGCGCATTGGCATCATCGACAAGGATTCCACTGAAGCCCAAATCAACGAAGCGCTGAAACCCGTAGCCGCCGGCCTCGACGCCGGCGTGATTTCGGAAGCGGGTTGCCCTGGCGTAGCCGATCCTGGCGCAGAGCTGGCGCGCGTAGCGCACCGGATGGGCATCAAGGTAGTGCCGCTGGTGGGTCCCTCGTCGCTGCTTCTGGCCCTGATGGCTTCGGGCATGAACGGCCAGAGCTTTGCTTTTCACGGCTACTTGCCTATCGAACGGGCCAAACGTATAACGGCACTCAAAAACCTCGAAGGACACTCGATCCGGCATCATCAGACGCAGCTTTTCATCGAAACGCCGTATCGCAACATGCAGCTGCTAGAAGATTTGCTGGCGAATCTGCAGCCTTCGACGCGGCTATGCATCGCCGCCAACCTAACGGCGCCCAACGAGTACGTGCGCACCGATACGGTAGCGGGCTGGAAGGGCAAACTACCTGAGATTCATAAGCAGCCGGCCGTCTTTCTGATCGGGCGGTAG
- the feoB gene encoding ferrous iron transport protein B: MAGAATITNPTGAAVSAAVLEAASPRLPGTLTRIALIGNPNSGKSSLFNQLTGLNQKVGNFPGVTVDRKTGVSQLTPQHRAEIIDLPGTYSLYPKSLDEKVITDLLYDRTSKQYPDFVVITADASNIRRNLLLFTQLADLGLPAVLALNMMDVAEQHGVKIDVEALQRELGVPIIPMNARKGIGVAALKIVMSQELGAPSVHFYDPDEDLLPMIRQIRYYFNLHNDYLALHYAHQFRQINFLTADERAYVEELTQKYGFDATAQQAQETIARYARINDILLNTVSVTRTERNEPYSNRLDRVLTHKVWGYLIFFGVLFLMFQAIFAWAQYPMDLIDQGVAWVNSLIKANLHGPLIDLLTDGVLAGLGGVLMFVPQIAMLFAFIAVLEETGYMARVTFMMDRIMRKFGLNGKSVVPLISGVACAVPAIMSARTIENWKDRMITIFVTPLMSCSARIPVYTVLIALVVPDHKVLGIFNLQGIALMGLYLLGFLAAIFSALALKLLLRRKERSYFIMEFPVYRWPRWKNVGITIVEKVKTFVLQAGKVIVAISVILWVLASYGPGNSMARAEQRVRASAAQQGLTAKEVDMQVASQRLENSYAGTFGRTVEPVIRPLGFDWKIGIALITSFAAREVFVGTISTIYSVGQDADMSTVQQKLAAEKDENGQPFFTPARAFSLLVFYVFAMQCMSTLAATYRETKGWRWPIMQMLYMTGLAYVSSLVVFQLMK, translated from the coding sequence ATGGCCGGCGCAGCAACTATCACTAACCCGACGGGCGCAGCTGTTTCTGCGGCTGTGTTGGAGGCTGCCTCGCCCCGCTTACCCGGCACTCTGACGCGCATTGCGCTCATCGGCAACCCCAATTCAGGTAAATCGTCGCTGTTTAACCAGTTGACGGGCCTCAACCAGAAAGTCGGCAACTTCCCCGGTGTCACCGTCGACCGCAAAACGGGCGTCAGCCAACTTACGCCGCAACACCGCGCCGAGATCATTGACTTGCCCGGCACGTACTCGCTGTACCCGAAAAGCTTGGACGAAAAGGTTATTACCGACCTGCTCTACGACCGGACTTCCAAGCAGTACCCCGACTTTGTGGTAATCACGGCGGATGCGTCTAATATCCGACGTAACCTGTTGCTGTTTACCCAGTTAGCTGATTTGGGCCTGCCGGCTGTGCTTGCGCTCAATATGATGGACGTGGCCGAGCAACACGGCGTCAAAATCGACGTAGAGGCGTTGCAGCGCGAACTGGGCGTGCCCATCATCCCGATGAACGCCCGCAAAGGTATCGGGGTGGCTGCACTCAAAATCGTGATGTCGCAGGAGTTGGGAGCACCTTCGGTTCATTTCTACGATCCCGACGAGGATCTGCTGCCCATGATCCGGCAGATTCGCTACTATTTCAATCTGCACAACGATTATCTGGCGCTGCATTACGCGCATCAGTTTCGTCAGATCAATTTCCTGACGGCCGACGAGCGCGCTTACGTTGAAGAGCTAACGCAGAAATACGGCTTTGACGCCACGGCGCAGCAGGCGCAGGAAACCATTGCCCGCTACGCCCGCATCAACGACATTTTGCTCAATACGGTATCGGTCACGCGCACCGAACGCAACGAGCCCTACAGCAACCGCCTCGATCGGGTCCTGACCCATAAGGTCTGGGGCTACCTGATTTTCTTTGGCGTCTTGTTCTTGATGTTTCAGGCGATTTTTGCCTGGGCGCAATACCCCATGGACCTCATCGACCAAGGCGTGGCGTGGGTCAACTCCTTGATCAAGGCCAATTTACACGGCCCCTTGATTGACTTGCTGACCGATGGCGTATTGGCCGGCCTTGGCGGTGTGCTGATGTTCGTGCCGCAGATTGCGATGCTGTTTGCCTTCATCGCGGTGCTGGAGGAAACCGGCTATATGGCCCGCGTCACCTTCATGATGGACCGCATCATGCGCAAGTTTGGGCTCAACGGCAAAAGCGTGGTGCCCCTTATTTCGGGGGTGGCGTGTGCCGTGCCGGCCATCATGAGCGCCCGTACCATCGAGAACTGGAAGGACCGCATGATCACGATTTTCGTGACCCCGCTGATGAGTTGCTCGGCCCGCATTCCGGTCTACACAGTGCTGATTGCGCTGGTGGTGCCAGATCATAAAGTGTTAGGAATCTTCAACTTGCAAGGCATAGCCCTGATGGGCTTGTATTTGCTTGGTTTTCTGGCGGCCATCTTCTCGGCGTTAGCGCTCAAACTGTTGCTGCGGCGCAAGGAGCGAAGCTATTTCATCATGGAGTTTCCGGTGTATCGCTGGCCGCGTTGGAAAAACGTGGGCATTACCATTGTGGAAAAGGTCAAGACCTTTGTACTGCAAGCCGGCAAAGTGATCGTAGCTATATCCGTAATTCTTTGGGTATTAGCCTCTTATGGGCCCGGTAATTCAATGGCGCGGGCCGAGCAGCGAGTACGCGCCAGTGCCGCCCAACAAGGCCTGACCGCCAAGGAAGTCGATATGCAGGTCGCTTCTCAGCGCTTGGAAAACTCGTATGCCGGCACTTTCGGTCGTACCGTCGAGCCGGTGATTCGGCCGCTGGGCTTCGACTGGAAAATTGGCATTGCGCTTATTACTTCCTTCGCGGCGCGCGAAGTATTCGTAGGTACGATTTCCACCATTTACAGCGTGGGCCAAGATGCTGACATGAGCACAGTTCAGCAAAAGTTGGCCGCCGAAAAAGACGAAAACGGCCAGCCGTTTTTTACGCCGGCCCGCGCGTTTTCGCTGCTTGTTTTCTATGTGTTTGCCATGCAATGCATGAGCACGCTGGCTGCTACGTACCGCGAAACCAAAGGCTGGCGCTGGCCCATCATGCAGATGCTCTACATGACGGGGCTGGCTTACGTGTCGTCGCTGGTGGTATTTCAGTTAATGAAATAA
- a CDS encoding FeoA family protein translates to MPARPTPAKSVAPRSVKDLSLGESGTICCLKDPEMALKLLEMGCIPGTTVRLNSRAPLGCPITLVLGDEDYTLSLRVNEAATIMLKE, encoded by the coding sequence GTGCCCGCCCGCCCCACACCCGCCAAGTCCGTCGCGCCTCGCAGCGTAAAAGATCTTAGTCTCGGCGAAAGCGGGACGATTTGCTGCCTCAAAGACCCAGAAATGGCACTCAAGCTATTGGAGATGGGCTGCATTCCGGGCACTACGGTGCGCCTCAACAGCCGGGCTCCCCTCGGTTGCCCCATTACATTAGTGCTTGGTGATGAGGATTATACCCTGTCGTTGCGGGTAAACGAGGCCGCAACCATCATGTTGAAGGAGTAG